In Aspergillus fumigatus Af293 chromosome 2, whole genome shotgun sequence, a genomic segment contains:
- the adaB gene encoding chromatin-binding transcription regulator ADA2 — MGVIRKKTASRGTEAGTKYHCDICSADVTSTVRISCAHPACHEYDLCVPCFAAGEKSKNHDPSTHPYQVIEQNSVPIFEEDWGADEELLLLEGAEIYGLGSWADIADHIGGYRTKDEVRDHYIRTYIESSNFPLPERADPDDTSLQDSISKEEFQARKKRRIEERKEAAKAAPPTTPKQKPTASVPACHEVQGYMPGRLEFETEFMNEAEEAVQHMTFEPGAGETPNGETDAEMELKMTVVDIYNSRLTARTERKKILFEHNLLEYRKNTALEKKRTKEEKDLLNKAKPFARMMNHEDFEEFNKGLEYEHNLRLAIAQLQEWRQMGIGDLKGGEKYEQEKQQRAQRLLPQGSFDRFASTRPKQTQQPEQPSAASQLTTPELPLRLQKASSANKAPEPTNPPLNDFDRAFASNGDGLSTPQATKTKFVVQPLNGVIPWKLENEGAPDLHLLTKEEVELCNVLHIQPKPYLVIKETLLKEAMKQGGSLKKKDARAICKIDTTKTSRVYDFMVHSGWINKA, encoded by the exons ATGGGCGTAATACGGAAGAAGACCGCCTCACGCGGCACCGAAGCAGGCACCAAGTATCACTGTGATATCTGCTCCGCAGATGTGACGTCGACG GTTCGCATATCATGCGCCCATCCTGCCTGCCATGAATACGACCTCTGTGTCCCCTGCTTCGCGGCTGGCGAGAAATCGAAAAATCACGATCCATCCACGCATCCGTACCAGGTCATCGAACAGAATTCGGTTCCCATATTTGAAGAAGACTGGGGCGCCGACGAGGAACTACTGTTATTGGAGGGTGCCGAGATCTACGGATTGGGATCATGGGCGGACATTGCAGATCACATCGGCGGATATCGCACAAAAGACGAAGTGCGCGATCACTACATCAGGACGTACATCGAAAGCTCTAATTTCCCCCTACCCGAACGCGCGGATCCCGATGATACGAGCCTACAAGATTCCATTTCTAAGGAGGAATTCCAGGCCCGGAAGAAGCGACGTATTGAAGAGCGCAAGGAAGCGGCTAAGGCGGCTCCTCCAACCACACCCAAGCAGAAACCCACTGCCAGTGTACCAGCCTGTCATGAAGTGCAGGGCTACATGCCTGGTCGATTGGAGTTCGAGACAGAGTTCATGaacgaggccgaggaggcggTGCAACACATGACCTTTGAACCGGGCGCTGGAGAGACTCCAAATGGGGAGACGGATGCGGAGATGGAACTGAAGATGACCGTGGTCGACATCTACAACTCGCGTCTGACTGCGCGGacggagaggaagaagattctCTTCGAACACAATCTCCTGGAGTACCGGAAGAACACGgcgttggagaagaagcgcaccaaggaagaaaaggattTGCTGAACAAAGCCAAACCATTTGCGCGTATGATGAACCATGAGGACTTTGAGGAGTTCAACAAGGGCCTAGAGTACGAGCACAATCTTCGGTTGGCCATTGCGCAGCTGCAGGAATGGCGCCAGATGGGTATTGGCGACCTCAAGGGCGGAGAAAAGTACGAGCAGGAGAAACAGCAACGCGCGCAAAGACTCCTGCCACAGGGATCTTTCGATCGTTTCGCCAGCACACGCCCGAAGCAGACGCAGCAGCCTGAGCAGCCGTCCGCGGCCAGTCAACTGACAACACCCGAGCTTCCTCTGCGCTTACAAAAAGCTTCAAGTGCAAACAAGGCTCCCGAGCCGACCAACCCCCCCCTGAACGATTTCGATCGAGCTTTTGCCAGTAACGGAGATGGACTAAGTACACCACAGGCCACTAAAACCAAGTTTGTGGTGCAGCCACTGAATGGGGTGATACCGTGGAAGCTGGAGAATGAAGGCGCACCGGATCTACATCTcttgaccaaggaggaagtGGAGCTCTGCAATGTACTACACATCCAACCCAAGCCATACCTAGTGATCAAAGAGACGCTGTTGAAAGAGGCAATGAAGCAAGGGGGGAGTCTtaagaagaaggatgcacGGGCTATTTGCAAG ATTGATACTACGAAAACAAGTCGAGTTTACGATTTTATGGTGCACAGCGGATGGATCAACAAGGCGTGA
- the mpdA gene encoding mannitol-1-phosphate 5-dehydrogenase yields the protein MGKKAIQFGGGNIGRGFVAEFLHEAGYEVVFIDVVDKIIDALKSTPSYEVTEVSEEGEKTKTITNYRAINSKTNEEDVVKEIGTADVVTCAVGPNVLKFIAPVIAKGIDARTASKPVAVIACENAIGATDTLRGFIEQNTDKDRLSSMSERARFANSAIDRIVPNQPPNAGLNVRIEKFYEWTVEQTPFGEFGHPDIPAIHWVDDLKPYIERKLFTVNTGHATTAYYGHMRGKKMIADALADAEIRQIVHKVLEQTAKLITTKHEITEQEQNEYVDTIVKRMSNPFLEDNVERVGRAPLRKLSRNERFIGPASQLAEKGLPFDALLGSIEMALRFQNVPGDEESAELAKILKEMSAEEATGKLTGLEKHHPLYEPVQNVIAKVQKDSK from the coding sequence ATGGGAAAGAAGGCTATCCAGTTTGGCGGAGGTAACATCGGCCGTGGCTTCGTTGCTGAGTTCCTCCATGAAGCTGGCTACGAAGTCGTCTTCATTGATGTCGTCGACAAGATCATTGATGCTCTGAAGAGCACTCCTTCATACGAGGTCACTGAAGTCAGTGAAGAGGGCGAGAAAACCAAGACAATTACCAACTACCGTGCCATCAATTCCAAGACCAACGAGGAGGACGTCGTGAAGGAGATTGGTACTGCTGACGTTGTCACTTGTGCCGTCGGCCCTAACGTTCTTAAGTTTATTGCTCCTGTCATCGCCAAGGGTATTGATGCTCGTACCGCGTCCAAGCCTGTCGCCGTGATTGCCTGTGAGAACGCCATTGGCGCTACCGATACTCTACGCGGCTTCATCGAGCAGAACACCGATAAGGACCGTCTCAGCTCTATGAGTGAGCGTGCTCGTTTCGCCAACTCCGCTATCGACCGCATCGTCCCCAACCAACCCCCTAACGCCGGCCTCAATGTCCGCATCGAGAAATTTTACGAATGGACGGTGGAGCAGACTCCTTTTGGCGAGTTCGGCCATCCGGATATCCCTGCTATTCACTGGGTTGACGATTTGAAGCCCTACATCGAACGCAAGCTCTTCACCGTCAACACCGGCCATGCCACCACTGCCTACTACGGTCACATGcgcggcaagaagatgatcGCTGACGCTCTTGCCGACGCCGAGATCCGCCAGATTGTCCACAAGGTTTTGGAACAGACCGCAAAGCTCATTACAACCAAGCACGAGATCACCgagcaggagcagaatgAGTATGTCGACACCATCGTGAAACGTATGTCCAATCCATTCCTGGAAGACAACGTTGAGCGTGTGGGACGTGCTCCCCTTCGCAAGTTGTCTCGAAACGAACGCTTCATCGGGCCTGCCTCGCAACTCGCTGAGAAGGGCTTGCCGTTTGATGCACTGTTGGGCTCGATCGAGATGGCTCTTCGCTTCCAGAATGTGCCcggcgatgaagaaagcGCTGAATTAGCCAAGATCCTTAAGGAGATGTCCGCCGAAGAGGCCACTGGCAAGCTGACTGGACTGGAAAAGCACCATCCTCTGTATGAGCCAGTACAGAACGTCATTGCCAAGGTGCAGAAGGACAGCAAGTAG
- a CDS encoding RCC1 domain-containing protein has protein sequence MSLFAFGSNGSGQLGIGHDEDVSVPTRCLFEEGQTPSEEENGTQAKTISCIVAGGNHTLILYQDGSVYAAGCNEDGRCGHHPATASLQKFRQVIVKSRDGTCYHTFKHLSATWEGTFLVVGSEDPSAEADSIFVIGSGAKGELGLGQGCTKAVEPTRIPNFPPQGTKVVSIASGMGHTVVVLSNGEVYGWGGARKGQLGESARGMKIVWCPTKVEGIPFQAKGAVCGREFTVVSGNKSAGEYAIIGSCDNKWNILSDAPASQSLTYYRGIAASWHGVYVHQNDFSVIAWGRNDRGQLPPPDLPRSQKLAVGSEHVLALLDEHTVVAFGWGEHGNCGPDIDVQGNVNGTYKPVPLEMLQGSNVVGIGAGCATSWIITS, from the coding sequence ATGTCGCTTTTTGCATTTGGCTCGAACGGATCAGGCCAACTGGGCATTGgacatgatgaagatgtctCTGTTCCTACAAGATGCCTCTTTGAAGAAGGCCAGACACCTTCTGAAGAGGAAAATGGCACACAGGCGAAGACTATCTCCTGTATCGTTGCAGGCGGAAACCATACCCTCATCTTGTATCAAGACGGATCGGTATATGCCGCCGGCTGCAACGAGGATGGCAGATGCGGACACCACCCCGCAACTGCATCGCTGCAGAAGTTCAGGCAGGTGATTGTCAAAAGTAGAGATGGCACTTGCTATCATACGTTCAAGCACTTGTCTGCGACATGGGAGGGGACGTTCCTGGTTGTTGGATCTGAAGATCCGTCAGCCGAGGCGGACAGTATATTTGTAATTGGTTCAGGAGCAAAGGGAGAGCTGGGACTTGGACAGGGATGCACGAAGGCAGTTGAACCGACAAGAATCCCTAACTTTCCTCCTCAAGGGACAAAAGTTGTGTCGATTGCCAGTGGCATGGGCCATACGGTTGTGGTATTGTCCAATGGGGAGGTTTATGGCTGGGGAGGAGCAAGAAAGGGTCAACTTGGGGAATCAGCCAGGGGAATGAAGATTGTATGGTGTCCTACAAAAGTGGAAGGAATTCCCTTTCAAGCCAAGGGTGCGGTTTGTGGTCGCGAGTTTACGGTAGTTTCGGGCAACAAGTCCGCAGGGGAATATGCCATTATTGGGTCATGCGATAATAAGTGGAATATCCTGTCTGATGCTCCTGCATCCCAATCGTTGACATACTACCGAGGTATAGCAGCCAGTTGGCATGGTGTCTATGTACATCAGAACGACTTCTCTGTCATCGCCTGGGGACGGAATGATCGAGgccagcttcctcctccggaCCTGCCTCGGTCTCAGAAACTGGCTGTGGGAAGTGAACATGTTCTCGCACTTCTTGATGAGCACACTGTTGTGGCATTTGGTTGGGGCGAACACGGTAACTGTGGTCCTGATATCGATGTGCAAGGCAATGTGAATGGAACGTACAAGCCAGTTCCGCTAGAGATGCTTCAGGGCTCTAATGTTGTCGGCATTGGTGCAGGTTGCGCAACGAGCTGGATTATAACATCATGA
- a CDS encoding SUR7/PalI family protein gives MHDFYSIHVMSYCEGFLDLNETGQRKNLTGCSDRTALFSFNPSEVLLKETGNTTSLADMGWPAAVSDDFRAFRITSKSMGIFYCIGVGAAGLVILARLWFLLVKGPRQTIAEVSGLLISFTSLSIASIVATVIAFQFVNLVNYHGKHSGVTARYGNQFLGMTWAAVGLLLVGGIASLLLVLVDRSRPDPRIEPEAEPEDEPKGPILYREDDSDSVKTKVNTD, from the exons ATGCACGATTTCTACTCAATACACGTTATGTCCTATTGCGAAGGCTTCCTTGACCTCAACGAGACTGGCCAACGAAAAAACCTGACTGGTTGCTCGGATCGGACCGCGCTCTTCTCATTCAATCCGTCCGAAGTGTTGCTGAAAGAAACGGGAAATACTACTTCGCTGGCGGACATGGGATGGCCAGCCGCTGTCAGCGACGATTTCCGAGCCTTCAGAATCACGAGCAAGAGCATGGGGATCTTCTACTGCATTGGTGTAGGGGCTGCTGGCCTGGTCATTTTGGCGAGATTGTGGTTCCTTCTAGTGAAGGGTCCACGACAGACAATTGCCGAAGTGTCTGGTCTTTTG ATCAGTTTCACCAGCCTCAGTATTGCCTCGATAGTCGCAACTGTGATCGCATTCCAATTCGTCAACCTCGTCAACTACCATGGCAAACACTCGGGCGTGACCGCCAGATATGGCAACCAATTTCTAGGCATGACATGGGCAGCTGTCGGGCTGTTGCTCGTCGGCGGGATCGCGAGTCTGCTACTTGTCCTCGTCGACCGTTCCCGACCTGATCCGAGAATTGAGCCCGAGGCGGAGCCCGAAGACGAGCCCAAAGGGCCAATCCTGTATCGTGAGGACGATTCGGATTCGGTGAAGACCAAAGTGAACACGGATTGA
- a CDS encoding putative MFS phosphate transporter — protein MADFGPRAPHGPDMTGTHDPLEDMDVHEKGAFDALIRPDDSYTPDGVYWADLPLVKKIKFVGSYDAKEAKRELKGIWDMTKKDPLSPVAYYFRNMVLPGAGLGLEGYVLFSIGNVKPLFQAAFKSCWKDHKICNPQWINAVEYLEIVGIIVGQILVGVLGDWIGRRWGLIQDASIMLLGLVMLVAAWGVNQNGWVICYAWSLFIYGIGVGGEYPMTATSGMENAVGSGKVSTKEDRLHRGRKVTSAFLMQGWGQFFNQVILIILLLCFHHGSGNPPYSSVAAQWTYRISFAIPAVGTLWLVYYRTYHMKAASKQLAAAKKKASVTGYDVTSLKLAFTHFGFRIVATAGGWFANDVFFYGNKLFQSEFIKVISPETTSIMPTWLWNLVNVGVSLAGYYLASFLIDNKLYGRKWMQIVGFLMDFILFIVPAFHFQYYREPAHIKAFQAMYFLSSFFNQFGPNSVTFLVAAEVFPTPIRATAHGLSAAAGKLGALLASVLYNYIDTQTKFYVVPWFGLAGVVLTYLFLPDTTGLDLKEQERRWAFIRSGREHEYHGPAVHPKHLSVWERLRGKGKYYDAELDYKQKVEEFRAEWEAAMARKVSENDKGEDFAIDTDDSLLEGHVHSYFHRTSPMFRGMEEKPSKSDNFALPPAAQEGDSTDSFNEKTQQ, from the exons ATGGCTGACTTTGGCCCACGTGCTCCTCATGGGCCCGATATGACGGGAACTCATGACCCTTTGGAGGACATGGATGTTCATGAGAAGGGCGCCTTCGATGCTCTCATTCGTCCGGATGACAGTTACACTCCGGATGGTGTCTACTGGGCAGATCTTCCCctggtgaagaagatcaagttCGTTGGCTCCTACGAtgccaaggaggccaagcGTGAGCTCAAGGGCATCTGGGATATGACCAAGAAGGACCCTCTGTCACCTGTGGCTTACTATTTCCGGAACATGGTGCTTCCTGGCGCTGGTCTTGGTCTGGAAGG TTATGTGCTTTTTTCGATCGGAAACGTCAAGCCACTCTTCCAAGCCGCCTTCAAGTCGTGTTGGAAGGACCACAAGATTTGCAACCCTCAGTGGATCAACGCCGTTGAATACCTGGAGATTGTCGGTATTATTGTTGGTCAGATTCTCGTCGGAGTTCTTGGTGACTG GATTGGCCGTCGCTGGGGTCTTATTCAAGATGCCTCAATTATGCTTCTCGGTCTGGTTATGCTCGTCGCCGCCTGGGGTGTTAACCAGAATGGCTGGGTAATCTGCTATGCTTGGTCTCTGTTCATCTACGGTATTGGCGTTG GCGGCGAGTACCCGATGACGGCCACTAGCGGCATGGAAAATGCCGTTGGTTCTGGAAAAGTTTCCACCAAGGAGGATCGTCTGCATCGTGGTCGCAAGGTCACCAGTGCTTTCTTGATGCAGGGTTGGGGTCAGTTCTTCAACCAGGTCATCCTCATTATCTTGCTACTCTGCTTCCATCATGGAAGTGGCAATCCTCCCTATTCTAGCGTCGCCGCACAGTGGACTTATCGTATTTCTTTCGCTATCCCTGCTGTTGGCACACTGTGGCTCGTCTACTATCGTACCTACCACATGAAGGCGGCTAGCAAGCAGCTCGCGGCCGCTAAGAAGAAGGCCTCCGTTACCGGCTACGATGTAACGTCTCTGAAGCTGGCCTTCACTCACTTTGGCTTCCGTATCGTGGCTACCGCTGGTGGATGGTTCGCCAACGATGTCTTTTTCTACGGTAACAAGCTCTTCCAGAGTGAATTCATCAAGGTGATCAGCCCCGAGACTACATCGATTATGCCCACCTGGCTCTGGAATCTGGTCAACGTCGGCGTGTCGCTAGCTGGTTACTATCTTGCCTCCTTCCTTATCGACAACAAGCTCTACGGGCGTAAGTGGATGCAAATCGTCGGTTTCTTGATGGatttcatcctcttcatcgttcCCGCTTTCCATTTCCAATACTACAGAGAGCCGGCGCACATTAAGGCTTTCCAGGCCATGTACTTTCTCAGTTCCTTCTTCAACCAGTTCGGTCCCAACTCGGTCACCTTCTTGGTTGCTGCGGAGGTTTTCCCTACGCCGATTCGTGCCACAGCTCATGGCCTGTCTGCTGCCGCCGGTAAGCTGGGTGCTCTGTTGGCATCCGTTCTGTACAACTATATCGACACCCAGACGAAGTTCTACGTCGTACCTTGGTTCGGTCTGGCAGGTGTGGTCCTGACCTACCTTTTCCTTCCCGATACCACTGGTCTTGACCtgaaggagcaggagcgTCGCTGGGCTTTCATCCGCTCTGGTCGTGAACACGAGTACCATGGTCCTGCTGTTCATCCCAAGCACTTGTCCGTCTGGGAGCGTCTTCGCGGAAAGGGCAAGTACTACGACGCCGAACTCGACTACAAGCAGAAGGTCGAAGAATTCCGTGCCGAGTGGGAGGCAGCCATGGCCCGCAAGGTTTCTGAGAACGATAAGGGAGAGGATTTCGCGATTGACACCGACGATTCTCTGCTTGAGGGCCACGTCCACTCTTACTTCCACCGAACCAGCCCCATGTTCAGGGGTATGGAGGAAAAGCCCTCCAAATCGGATAACTTCGCCTTGCCCCCTGCTGCGCAGGAAGGTGACTCTACTGATTCTTTCAATGAGAAGACACAACAATAG
- a CDS encoding enoyl-CoA hydratase/isomerase family protein: MPFNTSPPDPQHAILSFPSPHILLITLNRPRDLNCISTTGHQELNSIWQWLDYEPSLRVGILTGTGRAFCAGADLKEWNNQAQSNSTRKPMPEGGFGGLSRRSGKKPVICAVNGLCLGGGCEMVVNADIVVACRQAYFGLPEVQRGVVAIAGALPRLVRTVGRQRAMEMALTGRKVSAEEAKDWGFVNEVVDAADQVVKRAVEIAELIAANSPDAVVVSREGIKLGWEGIGAEDGSRLLVDTWAKRLYEGENIKEGLRAFVEKRKPKWVDSKL; this comes from the exons ATGCCCTTCAATACATCCCCACCAGACCCGCAACACGcaatcctctccttcccctccccgCATATCCTCCTCATAACCCTCAACCGTCCCCGCGACCTAAACTGCATCAGCACAACCGGCCACCAAGAACTCAATTCCATCTGGCAGTGGCTAGACTACGAGCCCTCGCTGCGCGTGGGGATCCTAACCGGAACAGGGAGGGCGTTCTGCGCCGGCGCAGATCTAAAAG AATGGAACAACCAAGCTCAATCGAACAGCACCCGGAAACCCATGCCGGAGGGCGGCTTCGGTGGGTTATCAAGACGCAGCGGAAAGAAACCCGTCATCTGCGCTGTCAACGGGCTGTGCCTTGGAGGCGGGTGCGAGATGGTCGTCAACGCGGATATAGTCGTGGCGTGTCGGCAGGCGTACTTTGGGCTGCCGGAGGTGCAGCGCGGAGTGGTTGCCATCGCAGGGGCGTTGCCGCGGTTGGTTCGTACGGTGGGACGGCAGCGAGCGATGGAGATGGCTTTGACGGGGCGGAAAGTCTCGGCAGAGGAAGCGAAAGACTGGGGGTTTGTCAATGAGGTGGTGGATGCGGCAGACCAGGTGGTGAAACGGGCCGTCGAGATCGCGGAGCTGATCGCGGCTAATAGTCCCGATGCCGTGGTGGTAAGTCGGGAAGGCATCAAGTTGGGCTGGGAGGGGATCggtgcagaagatggcagtCGGTTGCTCGTCGATACCTGGGCAAAGAGGCTATATGAGGGGGAAAATATCAAGGAGGGTCTGCGCGCGTTTGtcgagaagaggaagcccAAGTGGGTGGACAGCAAGTTGTAA
- a CDS encoding serine/threonine-protein kinase: MSWKLTKKLKDTHLAPLTNTFTRSSSTSTIKNESGEETPVVSQTPSISSTNSNGINASESLVSPPVDPVKPGILIVTLHEGRGFALSPHFQQVFTSHFQNNNYSSSVRPSSSSSHSTHGQTASFAQSGRPQSTSGGINAAPTIHGRYSTKYLPYALLDFEKNQVFVDAVSGTPENPLWAGDNTAFKFDVSRKTELNVQLYLRNPSARPGAGRSEDIFLGAVRVLPRFEEAQPYVDDPKLSKKDNQKAAAAHANNERHLGQLGAEWLDLQFGTGSIKIGVSFVENKQRSLKLEDFDLLKVVGKGSFGKVMQVMKKDTGRIYALKTIRKAHIISRSEVTHTLAERSVLAQINNPFIVPLKFSFQSPEKLYLVLAFVNGGELFHHLQREQRFDINRARFYTAELLCALECLHGFKVIYRDLKPENILLDYTGHIALCDFGLCKLDMKDEDRTNTFCGTPEYLAPELLLGNGYTKTVDWWTLGVLLYEMLTGLPPFYDENTNDMYRKILQEPLTFPSSDIVPPAARDLLTRLLDRDPQRRLGANGAAEIKSHHFFANIDWRKLLQRKYEPSFRPNVMGASDTTNFDTEFTSEAPQDSYVDGPVLSQTMQQQFAGWSYNRPVAGLGDAGGSVKDPSFGSIPE, translated from the exons ATGTCGTGGAAGCTCACTAAAA AGTTGAAGGACACGCATCTTGCGCCTCTGACAAACACCTTTACCCGctcatcctccacatccACCATCAAAAATGAATCCGGCGAAGAGACTCCGGTAGTTTCGCAGACTCCGAGTATTTCATCCACAAACTCCAACGGAATCA ATGCCTCGGAGTCGCTTGTTTCACCACCTGTCGACCCCGTCAAACCTGGTATCTTGATAGTCACTCTTCATGAAGGGCGAGGCTTCGCCCTGTCCCCGCATTTCCAGCAGGTTTTCACTTCGCACTTCCAGAACAACAACTATTCGAGTTCAGTCCGtcccagctcctcttcctcccacTCTACCCATGGACAGACGGCTTCGTTCGCGCAAAGCGGCCGGCCGCAGTCCACCAGCGGTGGCATCAATGCTGCTCCAACCATCCACGGTCGCTACTCGACCAAGTACCTCCCCTACGCTCTTCTGGATTTTGAAAAGAACCAGGTTTTTGTCGACGCTGTTTCGGGTACACCTGAAAATCCTCTCTGGGCTGGCGATAACACCGCTTTCAAGTTCGATGTGTCTCGCAAGACCGAACTGAACGTCCAGCTGTATCTTCGCAATCCGTCGGCTCGACCTGGCGCCGGTCGGAGCGAGGATATCTTCCTCGGTGCGGTCAGAGTTCTCCCTCgatttgaagaagctcaaccATATGTGGACGATCCGAagctcagcaagaaggatAATCAGAAGGCAGCCGCGGCTCATGCAAATAACGAACGTCACTTGGGTCAGTTAGGCGCAGAGTGGCTCGACCTTCAATTCGGTACGGGATCAATCAAGATTGGAGTCTCCTTTGTCGAGAACAAGCAGCGCAGTTTGAagctggaagactttgaCCTGCTGAAGGTTGTGGGTAAGGGTAGTTTTGGGAAGGTGATGCAAGTCAT GAAAAAAGACACTGGTCGAATCTACGCTCTCAAGACCATTCGTAAGGCCCATATCATCTCGCGATCGGAAGTCACACACACCCTGGCGGAGCGGTCCGTGCTTGCCCAAATCAACAATCCTTTCATCGTTCCTCTGAAGTTCTCGTTCCAGTCTCCCGAGAAGCTTTACTTGGTTCTCGCCTTCGTCAATGGCGGAGAGTTGttccaccacctccagcgGGAGCAGCGGTTCGATATCAACCGAGCTCGTTTCTACACGGCTGAGTTACTCTGTGCGCTGGAATGCCTGCATGGCTTCAAGGTCATCTACCGTGATTTGAAGCCCGAAAACATCCTGCTTGATTACACCGGCCACATTGCACTTTGTGACTTTGGTCTGTGCAAGTTGGACATGAAGGACGAAGATCGGACCAACA CTTTTTGTGGAACTCCGGAATATCTTGCGCCTGAGCTCTTGCTTGGCAACGGTTACACGAAGACTGTCGACTGGTGGACTCTGGGTGTCCTTCTCTACGAGATGCTAACTGGTCTTCCACCGTTTTATGACGAGAACACGAACGACATGTATCGGAAGATTTTACAAGAGCCCCTGACTTTCCCCAGCAGCGACATTGTTCCTCCGGCCGCTCGTGACCTTTTGACGAGGCTGCTCGATCGTGATCCTCAGCGTCGCCTTGGCGCAAATGGCGCCGCAGAGATCAAGTCTCACCATTTCTTCGCCAATATTGATTGGAgaaagcttcttcagagGAAATATGAGCCAAGTTTCCGGCCGAATGTG ATGGGCGCATCTGATACCACTAACTTCGACACGGAATTCACTTCAGAGGCACCCCAGGACTCGTATGTCGATGGGCCCGTTCTGTCGCAGACAATGCAACAGCAGTTTGCGGGTTGGTCTTACAACAGGCCTGTCGCTGGTCTTGGAGATGCTGGCGGCAGTGTCAAGGATCCATCCTTCGGCAGCATTCCTGAGTGA